A segment of the Desulfitobacterium dehalogenans ATCC 51507 genome:
AACCTATTTAATCCTTCCATAAACTTAAGAGGAAATTTAGACCCCAAGAGCTATGCCCATATTGATAATCTGCAGAGACTGTGCCTGGAGCATGATCGGACAACTTTGAAATTAGAACTAGATTATAAGCTGAGTCGATCAGAGGGGAAATCCAGAAATCTGAAAGTAATTAATGAATTTATGTATTATGATGACGACCTCCTCATTGGTTATATAGGCATCAGTGATTTTGGCGGGGAGGCCATTGAAGTTAATGGTATGGTCCACCCGGATTATCGCAAGAAAGGGGTATTTAAAACTTTATTCTCTTTTGTAAAAGATGAATGGAGTAAGAGAAGAACTGCCAGTATGCTATTACTGAGTGATCGCAATTCACTGGCAGGACAGGCATTTATTCAAAGCATTTCCGGCGCACAACATGAGCATACTGAGTACGAGATGTTTTTGCAGAACGATACAAAACAAGAATTGAATTCTTGTGAGGTGGTATTGAGAAAAGCGACCAGCAACGATATCAAAGA
Coding sequences within it:
- a CDS encoding GNAT family N-acetyltransferase; the encoded protein is MINNLFNPSINLRGNLDPKSYAHIDNLQRLCLEHDRTTLKLELDYKLSRSEGKSRNLKVINEFMYYDDDLLIGYIGISDFGGEAIEVNGMVHPDYRKKGVFKTLFSFVKDEWSKRRTASMLLLSDRNSLAGQAFIQSISGAQHEHTEYEMFLQNDTKQELNSCEVVLRKATSNDIKEIARQNSIYFDKEAQEEDVLIPEEEERAGMIIYMAEIDNRAIGKVHLDISSNVGGIYGLGVLPENRRKGYGRGILASAIHELKQRNFKDIMLQVNVKNENALDLYHSCGFEVASTMDYYELKK